A genomic region of Pseudomonas abietaniphila contains the following coding sequences:
- a CDS encoding AzlC family ABC transporter permease produces MSRHQLYVRGLRDSVPMLVGIAPFGIIFGTLAGVGGLSLLQAVGMSMFVYAGSAQFIVVSLMGAGASAVVILLTTFIVNLRHVLYSATLQPQVHGLPQRWRLLLAFWLTDETFAVVQRYYLVHGRQPLAHWYWLGVTSALYACWVGSSLVGVLFGQAVPDMASWGLEFAMLATFIGIVVPLLRNQPQIAAALAAGAVALMTWSLPYKLGLMAAAFSGIAVGVLLERRQAANSHDRSHEEAQS; encoded by the coding sequence ATGTCCCGTCATCAACTCTACGTTCGCGGTCTTCGCGACAGTGTGCCCATGCTCGTCGGCATTGCGCCGTTCGGCATCATCTTCGGAACCCTCGCCGGAGTCGGCGGTTTGTCGCTGTTGCAAGCGGTCGGCATGTCGATGTTCGTCTATGCAGGCTCGGCTCAATTTATCGTCGTCAGCCTTATGGGCGCCGGGGCCAGCGCCGTGGTGATTCTGCTGACCACCTTCATCGTCAACCTGCGCCATGTGCTCTACAGCGCCACGTTGCAGCCGCAGGTCCATGGCTTGCCGCAACGCTGGCGATTGCTGCTGGCGTTCTGGCTGACCGACGAAACCTTCGCGGTGGTGCAGCGCTATTACCTCGTCCACGGCCGCCAACCGCTGGCGCATTGGTATTGGCTGGGCGTGACCAGCGCACTGTATGCCTGTTGGGTCGGCAGCTCGCTGGTGGGCGTGTTGTTCGGTCAGGCGGTGCCGGACATGGCGAGCTGGGGTCTGGAGTTCGCGATGCTGGCAACGTTCATCGGCATCGTGGTGCCGCTGTTACGCAATCAGCCGCAGATCGCCGCTGCACTGGCCGCGGGCGCTGTGGCACTGATGACGTGGTCGCTGCCGTACAAACTGGGGTTGATGGCGGCCGCGTTCAGCGGGATTGCCGTGGGTGTTCTGCTTGAACGTCGACAGGCGGCCAATTCCCATGACCGCTCGCACGAGGAGGCTCAGTCATGA
- a CDS encoding AzlD domain-containing protein, which yields MSYWWLILGMTAITFLMRYSLFAWPNLRFPPVVRQGLHYVPTAVLTAIVVPGMLLPDGEHWQVSFQNAYLLAGIAAIAIAAFSRHLLATIGGGLVVFFLLRWTMGQI from the coding sequence ATGAGCTATTGGTGGCTGATTCTGGGCATGACGGCAATCACCTTTCTGATGCGCTACAGCCTCTTCGCATGGCCCAACCTACGCTTCCCGCCGGTCGTGCGCCAAGGCCTGCACTACGTGCCTACGGCCGTACTGACCGCCATCGTGGTGCCCGGTATGCTGCTGCCGGACGGCGAGCATTGGCAGGTGTCGTTTCAGAACGCCTACTTGCTGGCCGGCATCGCGGCCATCGCGATTGCAGCGTTCAGCCGTCACCTGCTGGCGACCATTGGTGGCGGCCTGGTGGTGTTTTTTCTGCTGCGATGGACGATGGGGCAGATATAG
- a CDS encoding sulfurtransferase, protein MSIAQLISPQQLAERQQQPGLVVLDCRSSLDDLDYGQRSYAEGHIEGSSYADLLNDLSGPITKGVTGRHPLPDPQVLIERLRFWGVNNDSEIVLYDDGPGAYAARAWWLLAWLGKRDGVFILDGGLKAWHAAGLPLSLDPPDHRQGAFDGAPDESLVLSAADLQARLGTPEMTLIDARAPARFRGEVEPIDPIAGHIPGAQCAAFTDNLGPDGRFLPAEQLKQRFAQTLKGRSPDQLVAYCGSGVTACHNLFALCLAGYPLGRLYAGSWSEWINDPARGVATGE, encoded by the coding sequence ATGTCCATCGCGCAATTGATCAGCCCGCAACAACTGGCCGAACGCCAACAACAACCCGGGCTTGTGGTTCTGGATTGTCGTTCCTCTCTTGATGACCTGGACTACGGCCAGCGCAGCTATGCCGAAGGTCACATAGAGGGTTCTTCGTACGCGGACCTGCTCAATGACTTGAGCGGACCCATCACCAAAGGCGTCACGGGGCGCCATCCGCTGCCGGACCCGCAGGTGCTGATCGAGCGCCTGCGCTTTTGGGGCGTCAACAACGACAGCGAGATTGTGCTTTATGACGATGGCCCAGGCGCATACGCGGCCCGTGCATGGTGGTTACTGGCGTGGTTGGGCAAGCGAGATGGCGTGTTCATCCTCGACGGCGGTCTGAAGGCGTGGCATGCGGCGGGGCTGCCGTTGAGTCTGGACCCGCCGGATCACCGACAAGGCGCGTTCGATGGCGCTCCCGATGAATCCCTGGTGTTGAGCGCAGCGGATTTGCAGGCGCGACTCGGAACCCCGGAGATGACCTTGATCGATGCCCGTGCGCCGGCACGCTTTCGCGGCGAGGTCGAGCCTATCGACCCGATTGCAGGGCACATTCCCGGTGCTCAATGCGCAGCGTTTACCGACAATCTGGGCCCCGATGGACGTTTCCTCCCGGCTGAACAGCTCAAGCAGCGGTTTGCGCAAACGTTAAAAGGCCGCTCGCCAGATCAGTTGGTGGCTTACTGCGGTTCCGGTGTCACGGCGTGCCATAACCTGTTCGCATTGTGCCTGGCGGGCTATCCGCTGGGCAGGTTGTATGCAGGGTCGTGGAGCGAGTGGATCAATGATCCGGCTCGTGGAGTTGCGACAGGGGAGTGA
- a CDS encoding TetR/AcrR family transcriptional regulator, which produces MAPRIKTLRIKTRERIVQSSLELFNLQGERSVSTNHIAAHMEISPGNLYYHFANKQAIIAELFTEYEALVDSFLHPPKGRLPGVEDKRHYLTAILDGMWRYRFLHRDLEHLLDADPELAARYRRFSQHCLIKAMAIYGGFVEAGILEMDKVQIESLTLNAWIILTSWVRFLCTTRENATHLNEDAIRRGVYQVLMLELAYVTPDAREAVHALCAEFYVPLNKALEDAS; this is translated from the coding sequence ATGGCGCCGCGCATTAAAACCTTACGCATCAAGACCCGTGAACGCATCGTGCAGAGCAGCCTGGAGCTGTTCAATCTGCAGGGTGAGCGCAGCGTCAGCACTAACCACATCGCTGCGCACATGGAGATTTCGCCGGGCAATCTGTATTACCACTTCGCCAACAAGCAGGCGATCATCGCCGAGCTGTTCACCGAATACGAAGCCTTGGTCGACAGCTTTTTGCATCCGCCCAAAGGTCGCTTGCCAGGTGTCGAAGACAAGCGTCATTACCTGACGGCGATTCTCGACGGGATGTGGCGCTACCGGTTTTTGCACCGCGACCTGGAACATCTGCTCGATGCCGACCCTGAGCTGGCGGCGCGTTATCGGCGGTTCTCGCAGCATTGCCTGATCAAGGCCATGGCCATTTACGGCGGTTTCGTCGAAGCCGGGATTCTGGAGATGGACAAGGTCCAGATCGAATCGCTCACGCTCAATGCCTGGATCATCTTGACGTCCTGGGTGCGTTTCCTCTGCACCACCCGGGAAAACGCCACGCACCTGAACGAAGACGCTATCCGGCGCGGCGTGTATCAAGTGCTGATGCTCGAACTCGCTTACGTTACCCCGGACGCGCGGGAAGCCGTGCATGCGCTGTGCGCCGAATTTTATGTGCCGCTCAACAAGGCACTGGAGGACGCGAGCTGA
- a CDS encoding MFS transporter, with protein sequence MRTDYLAFFFSLFLSRLADQVLLFLVPLIVFQTTQSASWAGLAFFVETLPRFLAFPICGALCDKFAPIRLLHISQMYRAVVCMVAVVLYGLFGGIYWLVLLSAICGVLTTQGIMAREVVMPHIFADYRYGKTLSYSQIADQTGLVLGPLLAALSLEFCPWPGVVIGVALLFVLADVAMREWQRSSNVTLETFEQHADIWFQPLRIAFSHIRQSVELKKIICLAAGVNLIVGVTLASSAAMVIGSFGESKDFYAGLQAAGALVTILILFGLARIALPLSLLGRVSYCAITLGALITATGAASEIYVVGFLLVVGFDKMFNVYMRTIRQRVIPVRDFGKTVGVITLLNNLTQPLAGLLVGVLAVSMGLRGVILALAVAAALIGLAVAIATRTKVTASVES encoded by the coding sequence ATGCGTACGGACTATCTGGCGTTCTTCTTTTCCCTCTTTCTTTCGCGGCTTGCCGACCAAGTTCTGCTGTTTCTGGTGCCGCTGATCGTCTTCCAGACGACCCAAAGCGCTTCCTGGGCGGGCCTGGCGTTTTTCGTCGAGACGCTGCCGCGGTTCCTGGCGTTCCCCATCTGCGGCGCGCTGTGCGACAAGTTCGCCCCGATTCGCCTGCTGCACATCAGCCAGATGTACCGCGCGGTGGTCTGCATGGTTGCCGTAGTCTTGTACGGGCTGTTTGGCGGGATCTACTGGCTGGTGCTGCTCTCCGCGATCTGCGGCGTGCTGACCACTCAGGGGATCATGGCGCGTGAAGTGGTGATGCCCCATATCTTCGCGGATTACCGATACGGCAAGACGCTGTCCTACTCACAGATCGCCGACCAGACCGGGCTCGTCCTCGGGCCGTTGCTGGCAGCGCTCTCGCTGGAGTTCTGCCCGTGGCCAGGCGTGGTGATCGGCGTTGCGCTGCTGTTCGTGCTGGCTGACGTCGCGATGCGTGAGTGGCAGCGTTCCAGCAACGTGACGCTGGAGACCTTCGAGCAGCACGCAGACATCTGGTTTCAGCCCTTGCGCATTGCCTTCAGCCACATTCGTCAGTCCGTCGAGCTCAAAAAGATCATCTGCCTGGCGGCGGGCGTGAATCTCATCGTGGGCGTGACGCTGGCCAGCTCGGCCGCCATGGTCATCGGCTCATTCGGTGAAAGCAAAGACTTCTACGCGGGGCTTCAAGCGGCGGGGGCGCTGGTCACCATCCTGATTCTGTTCGGGCTCGCCCGTATCGCGTTACCGCTGTCGTTGCTGGGCAGGGTGTCGTATTGCGCCATCACGCTAGGGGCGCTGATCACCGCCACAGGTGCTGCCTCCGAGATTTATGTGGTGGGTTTTCTGCTCGTCGTCGGCTTCGACAAGATGTTCAACGTCTACATGCGGACCATTCGCCAGCGGGTGATTCCGGTGCGCGATTTCGGCAAGACCGTTGGTGTCATTACGTTGCTGAACAACCTGACCCAACCGTTGGCCGGATTGTTGGTAGGTGTTCTGGCCGTGTCGATGGGGTTGCGAGGCGTAATTCTCGCGCTGGCAGTCGCCGCCGCGTTGATCGGTCTTGCCGTGGCCATCGCCACCCGTACGAAGGTCACGGCATCCGTCGAGTCGTGA